In the Paralichthys olivaceus isolate ysfri-2021 chromosome 15, ASM2471397v2, whole genome shotgun sequence genome, one interval contains:
- the LOC109628843 gene encoding SH3 domain-containing kinase-binding protein 1: MGSYSSALIPDTEEFASIASVAEKLNEQIAGARDGRLQSELQTLATLMMEKERKENLSEELDASTLKENCQEASHNGSALPAAAPKSEPIPSFSSLLPKALSAVLPPGLRSDPRPSRHPATHTSANLDELQTELRDLRDQFEQMKSQHNKEIKLLMNELDEEKRIRLTLQMEIQRMKKHMSK; encoded by the exons ATGGGCAGCTACAGCTCAGCCCTCATTCCTG ACACTGAGGAGTTTGCCTCTATTGCGTCAGTGGCGGAGAAGCTGAATGAGCAGATAGCTGGTGCAAGGGATGGGAGGTTACAGTCAGAGCTTCAGACTCTGG CAACACTCATGatggagaaggaaagaaaagaaaacctgagTGAAGAGCTGGATGCTTCAACACTAAAAGAAAACTGTCAGGAAGCAAGTCACAATGGCTCTGCCCTGCCG GCAGCGGCACCAAAAAGTGAGCCCATCCcatccttctcctctctgttaCCAAAGGCTCTCTCTGCTGTGCTGCCCCCGGGCCTCAGGTCCGACCCCCGGCCGAGCAGACATCCAGCAACACACACGTCAGCGAacctggatgagctgcagacgGAGCTGAGGGACCTGAGGGACCAGTTTGAGCAGATGAAGAGTCAGCACAA CAAAGAAATCAAACTGCTGATGAACGAGCTGGATGAGGAGAAAAGGATCCGCTTGACTTTACAG ATGGAGATTCAGCGTATGAAGAAGCACATGTCTAAATGA